In Desulfovermiculus halophilus DSM 18834, the genomic stretch AGCGGTGGATCACCGGAGGGGCCACCTCCAAGCTGTTCGTGGTCCTGGCCCGGACCGATCCGGATGCCGGGCACAAAGGCATCTCCGCATTCCTGGTCACCAGGGAAATGGAGGGCTTTGCCACCGGCCGCCTGGAGGACAAGATGGGGCAGTGCGCCTCGGACACCACCGACCTGATGTTCAACAATTGCAAGGTCCCGGCCGACCATCTCCTGGGCAAGGAAGGCGAAGGATTCAAAGTGGCCATGTCCGGCCTGGACGACGGGCGGATCGGGATCGCGGCCCTGTCCGTGGGCCTGGGTCAGGCCGCCCTGGACGCGGGCGTGGAGTACGCCAAGCAGCGGGAGCAGTTCGGCCGGCCAATAGCCGAGAATCAGGGACTTCGCTGGATGATCGCGGATATGGCCACTGATGTGGAAGCCGCCCGGCTTCTGGTCCTCAACGCCGCCGCTGCCAAGGACCGGGGGGAGAAATGCAGCAAGGAGGCGTCCATGGCCAAGCTGTACGCCTCGGAAATGGCCAACCGGGTTGCGGGCCAGGCGGTGCAGATCCACGGCGGGTACGGGTACACCAAGGAGTTTCCTGTGGAGCGCTACTACCGCGATGCCCGGGTCCTGACCATCTACGAGGGCACCTCCCAGATCCAGAAGATCGTTATCGCCAACGAAGTCTTGGGGGACAAGAAAAAGAAAAAAAAGAAGTAGACCGCCAACGAACTTCAAAAGACTGCCGCGGATCGCGCTGATCCGTGCTGATAGGAGCCCACGTCTTTTGATGCTCAAAATCAGCAGAGATCAGCGCGATCAGCGGTTGATGTTCTTTTCTTCCGTCATTCCCGCGAACGCCTGCCCCCGTGAAAAAGGGATCCCCCTTTGGCGGGGCTTAGAAAATACCGGGCCGAAAGTGGGCACACAGAAGAGATGGCAAACTCCAAAAATCCACGGGCTACGTCGAAGAACCCTATTTCTCTAACCGGGAATTGCTTCCTCATCCAGACCGTGCTACAAATCCATACATGGAAAAGAGTACGTACCAGTTTGGAGCATTTCAATCCCAAGGAGGATGCCATGGCCCAAGAACAGAGTACACCCCAGCATTGCCCCGGATTCCAGACCTATAAAAGCCTGAGTTCATTTACCTGCAAGTGCCCGGAATGCGATGAGGAGATCGAGATCTTCTCCGACGAGTTCGACCGTCCGCACACCTGCCCCAAATGCAAGAAGCCAGTAGATTTTACCCAATGCACCCTTGACGCCAGCGGCGGTTCGCACACCTCGCGCTGAGTTGACCCGCCCAGCATGGCCCCCGGCTGTTGACATCCGGACGGTTCTTTGTATCGTCGGACATCGGCTGCATCCGGCCCGCAAGGGCCGCCCTCAAAGCCCACAGTGCTGATTTTTTGGATTGCCCGCTCCAGGATCGCAGCACCCGGCCCTGATCCGGGGCGGGCTGACATCAAACCAGCCGGGCATGCGAGAGGTCGGAACGTGGTCCACGACAGAACCAGAATACTCATTGTAGACGACGTCCCCGGGGTCTGCGACCTCCTCTGCGAGTTCCTGGAGACCGATTACCGGGTACAAACCGCCCAGGACGGCAATCAGGCCCTTCAAGCCTACACCGGTTTTCATCCGGACATCATTCTGCTGGACATGCACATGCCCGGAATGGGCGGGCTGGACGTCATATCCGCCCTGCGCGGCGAGATGCAGGACCAGGAGGTCTACATCCTGGTCATCACCGGGGAAACATCCTTTGAGCTCAAACGGGACTCCCTGGAGCAGGGGGCCAACGACTACCTGATCCGGCCTTATCATTCGGACGAGCTCCTGGCCCGGATCAGAGTGGCCGAACGGCAGATCAACCTGCGCAAACAGCTGAAGACGGCCTACCGGAACATCGAACGGGAAATCGAGATGCTCGGGGATATCCAGTCTCGCCTGCTCCCCGGAACCGATGCCCAGTTCTCCAATCTGCTCATCGACACCCTGTTCAAGCCCTCCGGGCGGGCCAGCGGAGATTTTTTCGACTATTTTCCAGTTGGTGAGCACATCGTGCGCATTGCCGTCTGTGACGTCTCCGGGCACGGGGCCAGGGCCGCTTTTCTCATGGGCGTGGTCCGCACCCTGATCCGGCTGAGCGAAACCACCCGGCTGGATCTGGAACAGGTGGTCACTCTGCTCAACAACTCCCTGATGGACATCATCGGGAATGAATGCGACTTCGTCTCCCTGTTTCTGGCCGATGTGGACCTTGAGGCCGAGACCCTGTCCTATGTCAACGCCGGCCACTGCCCCGGCCTGCTGGCCGACAAGTCCCGCAACATTCACGCCCTTGATTCCACGCTGCCTATCTTGGGGTTTGTCCCGGTCAGCCCCAAGGCCACGACCTGCTCCCTGCAAGCCCCGGGCGCTCTTTTCCTCTACACCGACGGCATCTACGAGTGGCAGACCCCGTCCGGGACATACTTCGATCAGGACACATTCCTTCAACTGGCTGCCGGCCTTCTCCCTGCCGAGGGCCCTTTCCTTTCCAATCTGATGCAGGCCATGCAGGGCCATACCCCCGGCATCCCCTTCCGGGACGACGTCACCGCCCTGCATGTCCGGATACTCCCCGAAGCCAGCTCTCCGCATTCGACTGCCCACGGCTGCGGCCGGGAGCCGCTCACTGCTGCAGTGGAGGACTGATGAGCAGCACCATCCTCAGCCAAGAGTTCGACCCGCACTTTAAGCTCTTCCATGAACTCATGGCCCGCAAGATCCGGGAGATCCTTTTGGTCTCCACCCCGTACGACGCCTGGATCATGGAGCAGGACTGCTGCCTCTCGGAACGGATCATCAATGAATACAGAGGACTGAACCTCAGCCACCCTCCCCGGCTGACCTGGACGGCCACGGCTGAAGAGGCCCTGCGCAAGCTGGACGCGAAACGCTTCGACCTGGTGGTCACCATGCCCCGGCTTGCGGACATGGACGCCTTTGTCCTGGGTCAGAAGATCAAGCAGAAGGCTCCGGAGCTCCCGGTAATCCTCTTGTCCCATTCCTCCATCCCGGCCAGGGAATGCACCGTGAGCCAGACCCGCCCGCCGGGCATCGACCGCATCTTTGTCTGGAGCGGAAGCACCGATCTTCTGCTGGCGGTTATCAAGAGCACCGAAGACGTCATGAACGTGGATGCGGATACCGAACACGGAGGGATCCGGGTCATTCTTTTTGTCGAGGATTCACCCATCTATCTCTCCTCTTTGCTGCCCATTTTCTACAAGGAGCTGGTCAGCCAGACCCAGGAAGTGATGGAGGAGGGGCTCAACGAAGAGCACCGGCTCCTGACCATGCGGGCCAGGCCCAAGATCCTGGTGGCTGAAAACTACGAAGAGGCCGTTAGTCTGTACCGGCGCTACGAGCCCTACATCCTGGGGGTGATCTCCGATGTCAGATTCCCCAAGGACCGAAAGCTGACCGACGACGCCGGGATGGAGTTTTTGCGCCAGGTCACCTCCGAGCATTTCGACATCCCCCTGATTCTGGGCAGCTCGGAGCCGTCCAATGCCCACAAGGCCCAGGAGATCCCGGCCGACTTTGTGGACAAGAACTCGCCCACCCTGCACCAGGACATCCGGGTCTTTTTTCAGCAGCGCCTTGGGTTCGGGGAGTTCATCTTCACCATGCCGGACGGGCGGGAAGTCGGCCGGGCCGCCAACCTCCGGGAGCTGGAAAATATCTTCCCCCACATTCCGGATGAGTCGTTCATTCACCACTGCAACAACAACGATTTCTCCAGATGGCTCTTTGCCAGGACGGAAATGGAGCTGGCGGCCAAGGTCCGCCCCTTGAGCCACGACGACTTCGAGGATGTGAGCGCCCACCGCCGCTTCCTGCAGGAAGCCATCCGGTCCAGGCGCAGGCAGCGGCAGCAGGGAGTTGTCGTGGACTTCGATCCGGAGAGCTTTGATCCGGAAACCGACTTTTTGAGGCTGGGCAAGGGTTCCCTCGGGGGCAAAGCCCGGGGGCTGGCCTTTCTAAGCGCCCTTTTGCGCCAGAACCCCCAGGTCCTAACCCCCTTTGAAGGCACCCGCATCTATGTCCCCCAGACCCTGGTCCTGACCACGGATATCTTTGAGCAGTTCATTGAGGACAACGGGCTCAAGGGGCTGGCCACGGCCGATCTGCCGGACGAGGAGATCGCCGAGCGCTTTGTGCAGAGCGAGTTTCCATCCTGGGCTGAAGAACATCTCCGGGCCTACCTGAGCAAGGTGACCTATCCCCTGGCCGTTCGCTCCTCCAGCCTGCTGGAAGACTCTCAATTCCGGGCCTACGCCGGACTGTACAGCACCTATATGCTGTCCAACGACTGCCCGAACCTGGACGACCGGGTCAACGAGCTTTTGCAGGCCGTGGCCCTGGTCTACGCCTCCACCTATTATC encodes the following:
- a CDS encoding acyl-CoA dehydrogenase produces the protein MGFELTKEQGMIQKMAREFARKELVPMAAERDQKHEYPAQSLEKMGELGLLGMLVPESYGGEDMDTVSYALAMSETAYACASTAVIMSVHDSICCGSLLRFGTEEQKQKYLVPMAQGEFIASFALSEPEAGSDPAGMTTTAVKQGDHYILNGTKRWITGGATSKLFVVLARTDPDAGHKGISAFLVTREMEGFATGRLEDKMGQCASDTTDLMFNNCKVPADHLLGKEGEGFKVAMSGLDDGRIGIAALSVGLGQAALDAGVEYAKQREQFGRPIAENQGLRWMIADMATDVEAARLLVLNAAAAKDRGEKCSKEASMAKLYASEMANRVAGQAVQIHGGYGYTKEFPVERYYRDARVLTIYEGTSQIQKIVIANEVLGDKKKKKKK
- a CDS encoding PP2C family protein-serine/threonine phosphatase, whose translation is MVHDRTRILIVDDVPGVCDLLCEFLETDYRVQTAQDGNQALQAYTGFHPDIILLDMHMPGMGGLDVISALRGEMQDQEVYILVITGETSFELKRDSLEQGANDYLIRPYHSDELLARIRVAERQINLRKQLKTAYRNIEREIEMLGDIQSRLLPGTDAQFSNLLIDTLFKPSGRASGDFFDYFPVGEHIVRIAVCDVSGHGARAAFLMGVVRTLIRLSETTRLDLEQVVTLLNNSLMDIIGNECDFVSLFLADVDLEAETLSYVNAGHCPGLLADKSRNIHALDSTLPILGFVPVSPKATTCSLQAPGALFLYTDGIYEWQTPSGTYFDQDTFLQLAAGLLPAEGPFLSNLMQAMQGHTPGIPFRDDVTALHVRILPEASSPHSTAHGCGREPLTAAVED
- a CDS encoding PEP/pyruvate-binding domain-containing protein: MSSTILSQEFDPHFKLFHELMARKIREILLVSTPYDAWIMEQDCCLSERIINEYRGLNLSHPPRLTWTATAEEALRKLDAKRFDLVVTMPRLADMDAFVLGQKIKQKAPELPVILLSHSSIPARECTVSQTRPPGIDRIFVWSGSTDLLLAVIKSTEDVMNVDADTEHGGIRVILFVEDSPIYLSSLLPIFYKELVSQTQEVMEEGLNEEHRLLTMRARPKILVAENYEEAVSLYRRYEPYILGVISDVRFPKDRKLTDDAGMEFLRQVTSEHFDIPLILGSSEPSNAHKAQEIPADFVDKNSPTLHQDIRVFFQQRLGFGEFIFTMPDGREVGRAANLRELENIFPHIPDESFIHHCNNNDFSRWLFARTEMELAAKVRPLSHDDFEDVSAHRRFLQEAIRSRRRQRQQGVVVDFDPESFDPETDFLRLGKGSLGGKARGLAFLSALLRQNPQVLTPFEGTRIYVPQTLVLTTDIFEQFIEDNGLKGLATADLPDEEIAERFVQSEFPSWAEEHLRAYLSKVTYPLAVRSSSLLEDSQFRAYAGLYSTYMLSNDCPNLDDRVNELLQAVALVYASTYYQAPKSFAQRVGQRTEEEQMAVIIQQMAGKNFNGFFYPAVSGVAQSHNYYPFARMKPEDGIATIAMGLGKMVVEGEQSLRFCPKYPQIQPQRSSVDDILNNAQQDFYCLAMNQGCHVLDVVDSSHLTKRDIMDAANEPPMRHVASTYMPQEHRIRDTLSSKGYPVITFAQILKYDQVPLAGILRAALGLGEKGMGTPVEIEFSVDLPATSREQPEFAFLQVRPMTARAESQQVDITDQDKEKAFCLSARALGNTQRGDMQDIVYVKPRAFDPAKTREIAQEISALNAKLAAGNHRYLLIGPGRWGSADRFLGIPVNWRDIHGVGAIVETDSDKLKAEPSQGSHFFHNITTLGINYLTVTDREHGFLDWAWLQSQEAHQQTEHVAHIRLERPIMLKVDGRTSTGVLFVG